From Myxocyprinus asiaticus isolate MX2 ecotype Aquarium Trade chromosome 10, UBuf_Myxa_2, whole genome shotgun sequence, the proteins below share one genomic window:
- the LOC127446908 gene encoding mediator of RNA polymerase II transcription subunit 4 produces the protein MRETVMAAVEKPTKEKLLSALDDIEVLSRELIEMLALSRTQKLPHPGEDTQILELLVQRDKEFQELMQTAEEQGRVHQEMQTLEKEVEKRDSDIQQLQKQLKEAEHILATAVYQAKEKLKSIEKARKGSISSEEIIKYAHRISASNAVCAPLNWVPGDPRRPYPTDLEMRSGMLGHMSNMSTNGVNGHLPGDALAAGRLPDVLTPQYPWQSTDVSMGILPPHHGNDFGLEPPGHNKENEDDVEAMSTDSSSSSSDSD, from the exons ATGAGGGAAACAGTCATGGCGGCGGTAGAGAAACCTACGAAGGAAAAGCTGTTGTCTGCTCTGGATGATATTGAAGTTTTATCAAG AGAGCTGATAGAGATGCTGGCACTGTCCAGGACACAGAAGCTGCCCCACCCTGGAGAGGACACACAG ATTTTGGAGCTGTTAGTGCAGAGAGATAAAGAGTTCCAGGAGCTGATGCAGACGGCAGAAGAGCAGGGCAGAGTGCACCAGGAGATGCAGACACTGGAGAAGGAAGTTGAGAAGAGAGACAGTGATATCCAGCAGCTCCAGAAACAACTCAAAGAGGCGGAGCATATACTG GCCACTGCTGTCTACCAAGCCAAAGAAAAACTGAAGTCTATTGAAAAGGCCAGAAAAG GGAGTATCTCTTCAGAAGAGATCATCAAGTATGCTCACAGGATTAGTGCCAGTAATGCAGTGTGTGCACCTCTTAACTGGGTTCCAG gtgaccCCCGCAGGCCATACCCCACTGATCTGGAGATGCGCAGTGGAATGCTGGGCCACATGAGCAACATGTCCACGAATGGAGTGAACGGACACTTGCCTGGAGATGCATTGGCTGCTGGAAGATTACCAG ATGTGCTAACCCCACAGTATCCTTGGCAGTCCACTGATGTTTCCATGGGGATTCTGCCTCCTCACCATGGCAACGATTTTGGCCTGGAGCCACCTGGTCATAACAAGGAAAATGAAGATGATGTCGAGGCCATGTCAACAGATTCCTCCAGCAGCAGCAGTGACTcagactga